A window of Candidatus Zixiibacteriota bacterium genomic DNA:
CACGAAAATTCAAAGAGAATTACACTGTGAAATGTCTTCCTTGATTCAGCCGTAGCCAAGACTTAACGCAACCGGAAAAGCTTGGTTCTGCACCTTGCCCCACCGCTCAATTCCCTTTCTCCCTGTCTCTGCTCCCCAAATCAATCAAAAATAATTGAAACTCTCAGCCATAAGATCGGTTAAAGGGGCCAAATAACAGATGTTCGACAAAGATTGACAAACTGCTTTGTTTGCCGTATCCTCTCCATCGCGCATTAGTAACCACCCTCATTTGTATTGAGGAAACCGGACTCGTACCTCACGCATGTCATTCAGCAAGCTTATGACCCTGCAGGAATCGGGTCATAAACGAAATTGAAGGAATTGTGAATGACACAAACGCACCATCCCACCCAAAACGCCAGTAACTTCTATGGTCTTGGGATCGCCCCAAAACTGCTCGAAGCGTTGGACAAAATGAAGTTTACCGAGCCAACCCCTATCCAGCAAAAGGCAATTCCGGTCGCTATCGAAGGTCTGGATGTCATTGGTATTGCCCAGACCGGCACCGGCAAAACGCTCGCTTTTGCCATACCCATGATCCAGCGCATTGCCCGAGTCCAGGGACGCGGACTTGTGATTTTACCCACACGCGAACTTGCGCTCCAAGTCGAAGAAGTATTTCAGCGAGTCGGACGGACATTCGGCCTGAAAACGGCCATTCTCATCGGCGGGGCATCGATGCAGCCCCAGTTGATGGCTCTCCGCAAAAACCCCCATGTCGTCATTGGCACACCCGGAAGAATAATCGACCACCTCACCCAGAAAAGCCTTCACCTGAATGATGTCAATGTGCTGGTTTTGGACGAAGCCGACCGTATGCTCGATATGGGTTTTGCTCCGCAGATTAAGCGGATTCTTGTGGCTGTTCCACGCGACAGACAGACGATGCTGTTCTCGGCAACCATGCCCGATCAGATTGTCAAAATCGCCGCAACCCATATGAAACTGCCAGTCCGCGTCGAAATTGCCCGCGCAGGAACCGCCGCTGAAAATGTGGAACAAGAGATTTTCATGCTCCGCAAGGATGAAAAGCATATCCAGCTCCAGAAAACACTCGAGGAGTACCGCGGAGCGATCCTTGTCTTTTGCCGGACGAAATTCGGCGCCCAGAGA
This region includes:
- a CDS encoding DEAD/DEAH box helicase; the encoded protein is MTQTHHPTQNASNFYGLGIAPKLLEALDKMKFTEPTPIQQKAIPVAIEGLDVIGIAQTGTGKTLAFAIPMIQRIARVQGRGLVILPTRELALQVEEVFQRVGRTFGLKTAILIGGASMQPQLMALRKNPHVVIGTPGRIIDHLTQKSLHLNDVNVLVLDEADRMLDMGFAPQIKRILVAVPRDRQTMLFSATMPDQIVKIAATHMKLPVRVEIARAGTAAENVEQEIFMLRKDEKHIQLQKTLEEYRGAILVFCRTKFGAQRITRAVRGMDHSAAEIHSDRSLAQRREALEGFKKGKYRILIATDIASRGIDVKGIELVINYDIPDNPEDYVHRIGRTGRAGLAGRAISFVTPDQRSKVKDIEKLVRTVLLGGKDAEKIQPERPHQPFGRARRQQPARMRRR